The proteins below are encoded in one region of Aquisphaera giovannonii:
- a CDS encoding tyrosine recombinase XerC has protein sequence MHSSIPMFLKHLERERQASAHTLRSYQDDLGLFHRYLEESGLGEQDPAGLDPGRLRRYSAWLNSQGYAATTIARRLASLRSYFRFLRRRGDVAGDPTAGLRNPKQPKRLPRLLRVEEVIGLLESIPVDTAAGVRDRTMLEVLYGGGLRVSELVGIDRDDLEPEAQLVRVRGKGRRERLCPTGPMAFFWLERYLPLRCPRRPDEPAVFLNRYGTRLTTRSVGRLLEEHLLRAGLAGAASPHTLRHSFATHLLDRGADLRSVQELLGHRKLTTTQMYTHVTRERLLDIYHGAHPRA, from the coding sequence ATGCACTCTTCGATACCGATGTTCCTCAAACACCTGGAGCGGGAGCGGCAAGCGTCCGCGCATACCCTCCGGTCCTATCAGGATGATCTGGGCCTCTTCCACCGCTACCTGGAGGAGAGCGGCCTGGGGGAGCAGGACCCCGCCGGCCTAGATCCCGGGCGGCTGCGCCGCTATTCGGCCTGGCTGAACTCGCAGGGCTACGCGGCGACGACGATCGCCCGACGGCTGGCGAGCCTGAGGTCCTACTTCCGGTTCCTGAGGCGACGCGGCGATGTCGCCGGCGATCCCACGGCGGGCCTCCGCAACCCGAAGCAGCCGAAGAGGCTGCCGCGGCTGCTCCGGGTCGAGGAGGTGATCGGCCTCCTGGAGTCGATCCCCGTGGACACCGCCGCCGGGGTCCGGGACCGGACCATGCTCGAGGTCCTCTACGGCGGCGGCCTGCGGGTCAGCGAGCTGGTGGGCATAGACCGCGACGACCTGGAGCCGGAGGCCCAGCTCGTCCGGGTGCGCGGCAAGGGTCGCCGCGAGCGCCTCTGCCCGACAGGACCCATGGCTTTTTTCTGGCTCGAGCGGTATCTTCCCTTGCGGTGCCCTCGTCGCCCCGACGAGCCCGCCGTCTTCCTCAATCGCTACGGGACGCGACTCACCACGCGGAGCGTCGGCCGGCTCCTGGAAGAGCACTTGCTCCGGGCCGGTCTGGCCGGCGCCGCCAGCCCGCACACCCTTCGGCACAGCTTCGCCACCCACCTCCTGGACCGGGGCGCCGACCTCCGAAGCGTGCAGGAGCTGCTGGGTCATCGGAAATTGACGACCACACAAATGTATACGCACGTCACGCGGGAACGATTGCTGGATATATACCATGGGGCCCATCCCCGCGCCTGA
- a CDS encoding sigma-54-dependent transcriptional regulator, with product MRKFRILIVCPDPQGLALLTSMLKSLGHLIEEASTDRGAVRLMERSPMDLVLASVDPGESEALELLSYTRRKYSEVPVILMFPRAHPDRAKEALRLGAMAVLKYPVPAAELRAAVLQALEQCQPRAADGRAATPHAGLSSRPQAYAATAAAPASSQGVAPANLFAMPMSFASPARLPSYGTPGLQSMDPVDGVLRPVDTPAAFPTSPARPAPREAELVTTDPGLRQVIELAATLAGTSAPVLIVGEPGTGKSLLAQILHDGGGPPDRPFVVLRAGDLEEPEADGEGEEPEPAARRGAAASALTEWARKLDSARGGTLFIEEVGALPAEIQLQLQREFQYRDIEVAAGRARHNSQPGVRFILSTSENLPAAVEQGRFRPELYHRISALSLMVPPLRLRGTDVELLAEQFRARFAHEFHKDVVGFTRDALEALQKHEWPGNVRELQGVIQRAVSRCSSPRITSSHLTPILNLQRQARAAAGTSGPHVPMGIRPLKEALEEPEKRIIIQALQAFNWNRQETARVLDINRTTLYKKMKKYGLLVDEPIWAG from the coding sequence ATGCGTAAGTTCCGGATCCTCATCGTTTGCCCCGATCCGCAAGGGCTGGCCCTGCTGACGTCGATGCTGAAGTCGCTGGGCCACCTGATCGAAGAGGCCTCGACGGATCGCGGCGCCGTGCGGCTGATGGAGCGGAGCCCGATGGACCTGGTGCTGGCGAGCGTGGACCCCGGCGAGAGCGAGGCGCTGGAGCTGCTCTCGTACACCCGCCGCAAGTACTCGGAAGTGCCGGTCATCCTGATGTTCCCGAGGGCGCATCCCGACCGGGCCAAGGAGGCCCTGCGGCTGGGGGCGATGGCGGTGCTGAAGTACCCGGTGCCGGCGGCCGAGCTCCGCGCCGCGGTGCTCCAGGCCCTGGAGCAGTGCCAGCCCCGGGCGGCCGACGGCCGGGCCGCGACGCCGCACGCCGGCCTCTCGTCGCGGCCCCAGGCCTACGCCGCGACGGCCGCGGCCCCGGCGTCGTCCCAGGGCGTCGCGCCGGCGAACCTCTTCGCGATGCCCATGTCCTTCGCCTCGCCCGCACGCCTGCCCTCCTACGGCACCCCGGGCCTGCAGTCGATGGATCCGGTCGACGGCGTCCTCCGCCCCGTCGACACGCCGGCCGCCTTCCCGACCTCGCCCGCCCGGCCCGCCCCCCGCGAGGCGGAGCTGGTCACCACCGATCCCGGCCTCCGCCAGGTGATCGAGCTGGCCGCCACCCTCGCGGGCACCTCGGCCCCGGTCCTGATCGTCGGCGAGCCCGGGACCGGCAAGTCGCTCCTCGCCCAGATCCTCCACGACGGCGGCGGCCCGCCGGATAGGCCGTTCGTCGTCCTCCGGGCGGGGGACCTGGAGGAGCCCGAGGCCGACGGCGAGGGCGAGGAGCCGGAGCCCGCGGCTCGCCGCGGCGCCGCGGCGTCCGCCCTGACCGAGTGGGCGAGGAAGCTCGACTCCGCCCGCGGCGGCACCCTCTTCATCGAGGAAGTCGGCGCCCTCCCGGCCGAGATCCAGCTCCAGCTCCAGCGCGAGTTCCAGTATCGCGACATCGAGGTCGCCGCGGGCCGCGCCCGGCACAACTCCCAGCCCGGCGTCCGGTTCATCCTCTCCACGAGCGAGAACCTCCCCGCCGCGGTGGAGCAGGGGAGGTTCCGCCCCGAGCTCTACCACCGCATCAGCGCCCTCTCCCTGATGGTCCCCCCGCTCCGGCTCCGCGGCACCGACGTCGAGCTGCTCGCCGAGCAGTTCCGGGCCCGCTTCGCCCACGAGTTCCACAAGGATGTCGTGGGCTTCACCCGCGACGCCCTGGAAGCCCTCCAGAAGCACGAGTGGCCCGGCAACGTCCGCGAGCTCCAGGGCGTCATCCAGCGCGCCGTCTCGCGCTGCTCCAGCCCCCGGATCACCTCCAGCCATCTCACCCCGATCCTCAACCTCCAGCGCCAGGCCCGCGCCGCCGCCGGGACGTCGGGGCCCCACGTCCCGATGGGCATCCGGCCGCTCAAGGAGGCCCTCGAGGAGCCCGAGAAGCGGATCATCATCCAGGCCCTCCAGGCGTTCAACTGGAACCGCCAGGAGACCGCCCGGGTGCTCGACATCAACCGGACCACGCTCTACAAGAAGATGAAGAAGTACGGCCTCCTGGTGGACGAGCCGATCTGGGCCGGCTGA
- a CDS encoding succinate CoA transferase, with protein MSTGSPYPTLTAEEAAALIPHGAMVGVSGFTPAGSPKAVPTALAARASSLHKAGQPFQIKLLSGASTGKACDDELALAEALSWRAPYMTSAPIRKLANTGRIDFVDMHLSHVPQMIMEGFLGEIDYAIIEATDITPDGRVYLTTGIGNSPAILKKAHKVIIELNAYHSPRLREMADIIVLPPPPNRIAIQIHDPLDRVGRRYAEVDPARVVGVVHTNQSDGGRAFSQPDNTSGRIAANVSKFLLGEMAAGRLPSSFLPLQSGVGNVCNAVLGGIAAIDEFPQFKVYTEVLQDSMIDLIAAGRVIGASTCSLSLTDEKLKFLYDEFDEFADRIILRPQEISNNPGIARRLGVIATNTAIEVDIYGHANSTHFFGTQIMNGLGGSGDFERNAYLSILMCPSTAKGGKISTIVPMCSHVDHNEHSVQVIVTEQGLADLRGLSPIARARTIIDNCAHPAYRDYLHHYLESSPMGHLRHDLRRCFELYLNFQEQGAMLPDLDLSQFEGD; from the coding sequence ATGTCCACGGGATCTCCGTACCCGACCCTGACGGCCGAGGAGGCCGCCGCGCTGATACCCCACGGGGCGATGGTGGGGGTCAGCGGGTTCACCCCCGCGGGCTCGCCCAAGGCGGTCCCCACCGCCCTCGCGGCCCGCGCCTCGTCGCTCCACAAGGCGGGCCAGCCCTTCCAGATCAAGCTCCTCAGCGGCGCCAGCACCGGCAAGGCGTGCGACGACGAGCTCGCCCTGGCCGAGGCCCTGAGCTGGCGAGCCCCCTACATGACTTCCGCCCCGATCCGGAAGCTGGCCAACACGGGCCGGATCGACTTCGTGGACATGCACCTCTCCCACGTCCCCCAGATGATCATGGAGGGGTTCCTGGGGGAGATCGACTACGCGATCATCGAGGCGACCGACATCACCCCCGACGGCCGGGTCTACCTGACCACCGGGATCGGCAACTCCCCGGCGATCCTGAAGAAGGCCCACAAGGTCATCATCGAACTCAACGCCTACCACTCGCCGCGGCTCCGGGAGATGGCGGACATCATCGTCCTCCCGCCGCCGCCGAATCGGATCGCGATCCAGATCCACGACCCGCTGGACCGCGTCGGCCGCCGCTACGCCGAGGTGGACCCGGCGCGGGTGGTCGGGGTCGTCCACACGAACCAGTCCGACGGCGGGCGGGCGTTCAGCCAGCCGGACAACACCAGCGGACGGATCGCCGCCAACGTCTCGAAGTTCCTCCTCGGGGAGATGGCCGCCGGGCGCCTGCCGTCCAGCTTCCTGCCCCTTCAGAGCGGCGTGGGGAACGTCTGCAATGCGGTCCTCGGCGGGATCGCCGCGATCGACGAGTTCCCCCAGTTCAAGGTCTACACCGAGGTGCTCCAGGACTCGATGATCGACCTGATCGCCGCCGGCCGGGTCATCGGGGCGAGCACCTGCTCGCTGTCGCTGACCGACGAGAAGCTGAAGTTCCTGTACGACGAGTTCGACGAGTTCGCCGACCGGATCATCCTCCGGCCGCAGGAGATCTCCAACAACCCCGGGATCGCCCGCCGGCTGGGCGTCATCGCGACCAACACGGCCATCGAGGTGGACATCTACGGGCACGCCAACTCGACGCACTTCTTCGGCACCCAGATCATGAACGGCCTGGGGGGCAGCGGCGACTTCGAGCGCAACGCCTACCTCTCCATCCTGATGTGCCCCTCGACGGCCAAGGGGGGGAAGATCTCCACGATCGTCCCCATGTGCTCGCACGTGGACCACAACGAGCACTCCGTCCAGGTCATCGTCACCGAGCAGGGCCTGGCGGACCTCCGGGGCCTCTCGCCGATCGCCCGGGCGAGGACGATCATCGACAACTGCGCCCACCCCGCCTACCGGGATTACCTGCACCACTACCTGGAGTCGTCCCCGATGGGGCACCTCCGCCACGACCTGAGGCGGTGCTTCGAGCTCTACCTGAACTTCCAGGAGCAGGGGGCGATGCTGCCGGACCTGGACCTCTCGCAGTTCGAGGGCGATTGA
- the ilvB gene encoding biosynthetic-type acetolactate synthase large subunit: MTRDTVSAIDDRRTADQVKARPTTGADVLVESLVRHGVEVIFAYPGGASIPMHQALTRYRDKIRTILPRHEQGGIFAAEGYARVTGKPGVVMATSGPGALNLVTGLADAKLDSIPLIAITGQVPTHVIGTDAFQETPMIEVCRAITKHHYLVQSAKDVARIVKEAFHIANSGRPGPVLIDIPKDIQNTLVPRPDYDPPMDLPGYRLPAPPSPEKIRDVLALIKGSQKPVIYCGGGVLASNAYESLRAFAEKTGIPVAMTVHGLGAMPTDHYLSLGMLGMHGTVYANYAVNEADLLLAIGVRFDDRVTGKLAEFAKHGKIVHVDIDASEINKNKTAHVALNTDAKAFLDAITPHATPGDWRAWHEQVDEWKASEPMTYDQRDDMILPQYVIQKFSELTGGDFLMATGVGQHQMWAAQWTRFKQPRTWITSGGLGSMGYGLPAAMGAQAAFPKALVVDIDGDGSFLMNIQELATVYCEKLPVKVIVLNNQHLGMVVQWEDRFHEGNRAHTYLGPVDLPEAIGQGEGELPEYIYPDFVEIARGFGIASRQVRDKAEVVDALKEMIAHPGPYVLDVLIPYQEHVLPMIPAGGTVRDIIKS, translated from the coding sequence ATGACGAGGGATACCGTGTCTGCCATCGACGATCGCCGGACCGCGGATCAGGTGAAAGCGAGACCCACGACGGGGGCCGATGTCCTGGTCGAGTCGCTCGTACGGCACGGCGTCGAGGTGATTTTCGCCTATCCCGGCGGGGCCAGCATCCCGATGCACCAGGCCCTCACCCGCTATCGCGACAAGATCCGGACGATCCTCCCGCGGCACGAGCAGGGCGGCATCTTCGCCGCCGAGGGCTATGCGCGGGTGACGGGCAAGCCGGGCGTCGTGATGGCCACCTCCGGGCCCGGCGCGCTGAACCTCGTCACCGGTCTGGCCGACGCGAAGCTCGACTCGATCCCGCTGATCGCGATCACCGGCCAGGTCCCGACGCACGTCATCGGCACCGACGCGTTCCAGGAGACCCCGATGATCGAGGTCTGCCGGGCGATCACCAAGCACCACTACCTGGTGCAGAGCGCCAAGGACGTCGCCCGGATCGTCAAGGAGGCGTTCCACATCGCCAACTCCGGGCGGCCCGGCCCGGTGCTCATCGACATCCCCAAGGACATCCAGAACACGCTGGTGCCGAGGCCCGACTACGACCCGCCGATGGACCTTCCCGGCTACCGCCTCCCCGCGCCCCCCTCGCCGGAGAAGATCCGGGACGTGCTCGCGCTGATCAAGGGGAGCCAGAAACCGGTCATCTACTGCGGCGGCGGCGTCCTGGCGTCGAACGCGTACGAGTCGCTCCGCGCGTTCGCCGAGAAGACCGGGATCCCCGTGGCGATGACCGTCCACGGCCTGGGGGCGATGCCCACCGACCATTACCTGTCGCTGGGGATGCTCGGCATGCACGGCACCGTCTACGCGAACTACGCCGTGAACGAGGCCGACCTGCTGCTGGCCATCGGCGTCCGCTTCGACGACCGGGTGACCGGGAAGCTCGCGGAGTTCGCCAAGCACGGCAAGATCGTCCACGTCGACATCGACGCCTCGGAGATCAACAAGAACAAGACGGCCCACGTCGCCCTGAACACCGACGCCAAGGCCTTCCTCGACGCCATCACCCCGCACGCGACTCCCGGCGACTGGCGCGCCTGGCACGAGCAGGTGGACGAGTGGAAGGCATCCGAGCCGATGACCTACGACCAGCGGGACGACATGATCCTGCCGCAGTACGTCATCCAGAAGTTCTCCGAGCTGACCGGCGGCGACTTCCTGATGGCCACCGGCGTGGGCCAGCATCAGATGTGGGCCGCCCAGTGGACGCGGTTCAAGCAGCCCCGCACGTGGATCACCTCCGGCGGCCTGGGCTCCATGGGCTACGGCCTGCCCGCCGCGATGGGCGCCCAGGCGGCCTTCCCGAAGGCCCTGGTGGTGGACATCGACGGCGACGGCAGCTTCCTGATGAACATCCAGGAGCTGGCGACGGTCTACTGCGAGAAGCTGCCGGTGAAGGTCATCGTGCTGAACAACCAGCACCTCGGGATGGTCGTGCAGTGGGAGGACCGGTTCCACGAGGGGAACCGGGCGCACACGTACCTCGGCCCGGTGGACCTGCCGGAGGCGATCGGCCAGGGCGAGGGGGAGCTGCCGGAATACATCTACCCGGACTTCGTCGAGATCGCCCGGGGGTTCGGCATCGCGTCCCGCCAGGTCCGCGACAAGGCGGAGGTCGTGGACGCCCTCAAGGAGATGATCGCCCACCCCGGTCCGTACGTCCTCGACGTCCTGATCCCGTACCAGGAGCACGTCCTGCCGATGATCCCCGCCGGCGGCACCGTGCGGGACATCATCAAGAGCTGA
- a CDS encoding class I SAM-dependent methyltransferase produces the protein MAHHFTDLFSGHADRYEAHRPTYPDELFAYLAGLAPSRELAWDCATGNGQAAIGLAAHFDRVVATDASARQLAEANDHPKVEYVQAPAERAPLADASVDLVAVALALHWFDVDRFYGEVRRVVRPGGVLACWTYSLQSVSPSVDAALHELYAGVLGPYWAPQIRHIESGYRSLPFPFEEIEPRPFRIVRRWDMAQYAAFVDTWSASQAYRRANGHDPMDQVRDAMAAAWGDPGEAREVTWDLRLRIGRVV, from the coding sequence ATGGCGCACCACTTCACCGATCTCTTCTCGGGACACGCCGATCGGTACGAGGCGCACCGGCCGACGTACCCGGACGAGCTCTTCGCCTATCTGGCCGGCCTCGCCCCGTCCCGAGAGCTGGCCTGGGATTGTGCCACGGGCAACGGCCAGGCGGCGATCGGCCTCGCCGCCCACTTCGACCGCGTCGTGGCCACCGACGCGAGCGCCCGGCAGCTCGCCGAGGCGAATGACCATCCGAAGGTGGAGTACGTCCAGGCCCCGGCCGAGCGGGCCCCCCTGGCCGACGCCTCCGTGGACCTGGTGGCCGTGGCTCTGGCCCTGCACTGGTTCGACGTCGACCGGTTCTACGGCGAGGTCCGCCGGGTCGTCCGCCCGGGGGGCGTGCTGGCCTGCTGGACCTACAGCCTCCAGTCGGTGAGCCCGTCGGTGGACGCCGCCCTCCACGAGCTCTACGCGGGCGTGCTGGGGCCGTACTGGGCGCCCCAGATCCGCCACATCGAGTCGGGCTACCGGTCGCTCCCCTTCCCTTTCGAGGAGATCGAACCCCGGCCGTTCCGGATCGTCCGACGCTGGGACATGGCGCAGTACGCGGCGTTCGTGGACACCTGGTCGGCCTCGCAGGCCTACCGCAGGGCGAACGGCCATGACCCGATGGATCAGGTCCGCGACGCGATGGCCGCCGCCTGGGGCGACCCGGGGGAGGCGCGGGAAGTCACCTGGGACCTCAGGCTGCGGATCGGCCGGGTCGTCTGA
- a CDS encoding MFS transporter, which translates to MIAETAERRAEATTFAVLVSLSVSHLLNDTIQSLIAAVYPVLKESYALSFTQIGLITLAFQCTASLLQPIVGQFTDRRPQPFSLVLGMGVTLVGLLLLSVAGRFSTILLAAALVGVGSAVFHPEASRMARMASGGRHGLAQSLFQVGGNGGSALGPLLAAFIVDPWGQRSLAWFSVAAVAAMLILGRVGAWYRDHLAERAARKAVTAASPVSPRRVAFAVGILLCLIFSKYFYLASLTSYYTLYLIETFGIRVADAQLRLFVFLGSVAAGTFLGGPIGDRIGFKAVIWGSILGVLPFTLALPHVGLTWTTVLTIPIGLILASAFSAIMVYAQELMPSRVGMVAGLFFGFAFGMGGAGAAILGWLADQTSIGFVYRVCAFLPMIGLLTAFLPNLRRPS; encoded by the coding sequence GTGATAGCGGAAACAGCGGAGAGGCGGGCCGAGGCAACGACGTTCGCCGTCCTGGTGTCGCTGAGCGTCTCGCACCTTCTGAACGACACCATCCAGTCGCTGATCGCAGCCGTGTATCCGGTGTTGAAGGAGTCGTACGCCCTCTCCTTCACGCAGATCGGGCTCATCACCCTCGCCTTCCAGTGCACCGCCTCGCTCCTCCAGCCGATCGTCGGCCAGTTCACCGATCGGCGGCCGCAGCCATTCTCGCTCGTCCTCGGGATGGGCGTCACGCTCGTCGGGCTGCTCCTCCTGTCGGTCGCCGGCCGCTTCTCGACCATCCTGCTCGCGGCGGCCCTGGTCGGCGTCGGCTCGGCCGTATTCCACCCCGAAGCGTCCCGGATGGCCCGGATGGCGTCCGGGGGGAGGCACGGGCTGGCCCAGTCGCTGTTCCAGGTCGGCGGCAATGGCGGCTCCGCCCTCGGCCCGCTGCTGGCCGCCTTCATCGTGGACCCGTGGGGGCAGCGCAGCCTGGCGTGGTTCTCCGTCGCGGCGGTCGCCGCCATGCTGATCCTCGGACGGGTCGGGGCCTGGTACCGCGACCACCTGGCCGAGCGGGCGGCGAGGAAGGCCGTGACCGCGGCGTCGCCCGTATCACCCCGGCGCGTCGCGTTCGCCGTGGGCATCCTGCTCTGCCTGATCTTCTCGAAGTACTTCTACCTGGCCAGCCTCACCAGCTACTACACCCTGTACCTGATCGAGACGTTCGGGATCAGGGTGGCGGATGCCCAGCTCCGGCTGTTCGTGTTCCTCGGGTCGGTGGCGGCCGGCACCTTCCTGGGCGGCCCGATCGGCGACCGCATCGGCTTCAAGGCGGTCATCTGGGGGTCGATCCTCGGCGTGCTCCCGTTCACCCTCGCGCTGCCGCACGTGGGCCTGACCTGGACGACCGTGCTGACGATCCCGATCGGCCTGATCCTGGCGTCGGCCTTCTCCGCGATCATGGTCTACGCCCAGGAGCTGATGCCGAGCCGCGTCGGCATGGTGGCCGGTCTGTTCTTCGGTTTCGCGTTCGGCATGGGCGGCGCCGGGGCCGCGATACTCGGGTGGCTCGCCGACCAGACCAGCATCGGTTTCGTGTACCGCGTGTGCGCGTTCCTGCCGATGATCGGCCTGCTCACGGCGTTCCTGCCGAACCTCCGCCGTCCCTCGTAG